CAAAATCTCCGTCCTAGTTTGGAAAGTGCTACGTAATTTGGTCCTGGTGGAGGTGAATCTGCAAAGGCGAGGCATCACGATGGCATCTCAGTGTAGCTGTTGCTCTTTGCAGGAGGAATCCTCGAAGCATTTTTTTCTGGGTGGGCCAGTGGTGGAGCAAGTTTGGGACTTCTTTCACGGACGGTTCAGTATCCTTGGAACTAACTCGCAGTCGGTCTCGGTGGAGTGTTTATCTTGGTTTTTTTCAACATCATCGGTCTTGGCAAATCATATACGATTACGCCATGTTTAGTTTTATGGTGCATATGGCAGGCCCGAAATAAGGCACGATTTGAGGGGGCTCGGTTGGATCCACAGGGGATGATTTGGGCAGTGGGAAGTATGGTGGAGCAATTAGGGAGGGCGAAAGTCTTTTCCATAGCACATTTCAAGGGTGACTCGGAGGACCCATGGGCTCGTTTAGCTACCTGGAAGCCGCAGGTGACGAGGCGCTTGGTGACCTCGTGGTTGCCGCCACCGAAGGGTGTGGTCAAGTTAAATACGGATGCCAGTGTGACAAGAGGGAAGGTATCAGGGGGAGGCTTGCTGCGGGACCATGAGGGTAGATTGATTTTTACGTCCTATAAAGAGTTCCGGGAAGTCGATGTACTGACTGTTGAGAGTAGGGCATTGCTGTAGGGTTTACTCTTCTGTAACAGAGTTTGGGTTCAACAGTTATTGGTGGAGGTGGATTCGGCGGGACTCGTTCAATTGCTAGACTCAGGGGCCTTGGCAAAATGGCTGTTATGTAACTCGTTACGGCAGATTCGAGCCCTGCTTCAGAGCTTCAATGCCACAGCTAGGCACATATTCAGAGAGGCGAATGCCGCGGTAGATAAGCTAGCAATGATGGATCTCTAGGGTGATTTTTACAGCACGACATTCCAGCAACTCCCGAGGGAGGTTAGAGCTACTTTGCTTTTGGATAGTAGGGGAACCC
This genomic interval from Coffea eugenioides isolate CCC68of unplaced genomic scaffold, Ceug_1.0 ScVebR1_623;HRSCAF=1329, whole genome shotgun sequence contains the following:
- the LOC113758645 gene encoding uncharacterized protein LOC113758645 gives rise to the protein MVWLGSPSGHFTVKDGWEALRQRRNLSLVDRFVWNRILPLKISVLVWKVLRNLVLVEVNLQRRGITMASQCSCCSLQEESSKHFFLGGPVVEQVWDFFHGRFSILGTNSQSVSARNKARFEGARLDPQGMIWAVGSMVEQLGRAKVFSIAHFKGDSEDPWARLATWKPQVTRRLVTSWLPPPKGVVKLNTDASVTRGKGLLFCNRVWVQQLLVEVDSAGLVQLLDSGALAKWLLCNSLRQIRALLQSFNATARHIFREANAAVDKLAMMDL